A window of the Lactuca sativa cultivar Salinas chromosome 7, Lsat_Salinas_v11, whole genome shotgun sequence genome harbors these coding sequences:
- the LOC111893826 gene encoding fimbrin-1, which translates to MSKFEGVLVSDHWLQSQFTQVQLRTLKSKFVSFKNQNAELTAADLPLLLAKLKPFSELFKEKEIGDLLSESGFDMSNGIDFEVFLRGYLNLHSHAAAKLGNSNNSSSFLKATTTTLLHTIDESEKESYVAHINSYLRDDPFMKQFLPIDPATNALFELARDGVLLCKLINVAVPNTIDERAINTKRVLNPWERNENHTLCLNSAKAIGCTVVNIGNQDLVEGRPHLVLGLISQIIKIQLLADLNLRKTPQLVELVEDNNDVEELMGLAPEKVLLKWMNFHLKKAGYKKAVTNFSSDVKDGEAYAYLLNVLAPEHCSPATLDTKDPAERANLVLEHAEKMDCKRYLAPKDIVEGSANLNLAFVAQIFHQRNGLSTDNKKISFAEMMSDDEQMSRDERCFRLWINSLGISSYVNNLFEDVRNGWTLLEVLDKVSVGSVNWKHATKPPIKMPFRKVENCNQVIRIGKQLKFSLVNVAGNDFVQGNKKLILAFLWQLMRFNMLQLLKNLRSHSNGIGKEMTDSDILKWANRKVKSTGRLSQMDSFKDKSLSNGIFFLELLSAVEPRVVNWNLVTKGGSDEEKKLNATYIISVARKLGCSLFLLPEDIMEVNQKMILMLTASIMYWSLQQSTDESESSPSPSSVSATPEASPAPSVNGDEDSSISMTGSAAEIFNLSIDDAASDTTVSSIQENNNDAGLQ; encoded by the exons ATGTCTAAATTCGAGGGGGTTCTTGTGTCTGATCATTGGCTTCAAAGCCAGTTCACACAAGTTCAACTTCGTACCCTCAAATCCAAG TTTGTATCATTTAAGAATCAAAATGCTGAACTTACGGCTGCGGACTTGCCTCTATTGCTTGCAAAATTGAAGCCTTTTAGCGAGTTGTTTAAGGAGAAGGAAATAGGGGACTTATTATCTGAATCTGGTTTCGACATGAGCAATGGAATTGATTTTGAAGTTTTCCTCAGG GGTTACCTGAATTTACATTCACATGCTGCTGCCAAACTGGGCAATTCAAATAACTCGTCTTCGTTTCTTAAAGCAACAACCACAACTTTGCTTCACACCATCGATGAATCAGAGAAAGAATCTTATGTTGCTCATATCAATAGCTATCTTAGAGATGATCCATTTATGAAGCAGTTTCTTCCCATAGATCCAGCTACCAATGCTTTGTTTGAGCTGGCTAGAGATGGAGTTCTTTTATG TAAACTCATCAATGTTGCAGTGCCCAATACGATAGATGAACGTGCTATCAACACCAAAAGAGTACTGAATCCATGGGAAAGAAATGAAAATCATACTCTTTGCCTTAATTCTGCTAAGGCTATAGGATGCACAGTAGTAAATATTGGCAACCAGGATTTGGTCGAAGGAAGA cctCATCTGGTTCTTGGCCTAATTTCTCAAATTATAAAG ATCCAACTCCTGGCAGATCTGAACCTTAGAAAGACCCCTCAACTTGTAGAATTGGTGGAGGACAACAAT GATGTGGAGGAGCTTATGGGATTAGCACCTGAGAAAGTCCTATTAAAATGGATGAATTTCCATCTTAAGAAAGCAGGATACAAGAAAGCGGTGACAAATTTCTCATCTGATGTGAAG gATGGAGAAGCTTATGCTTACCTGCTTAATGTTCTTGCACCAGAACATTGCAGCCCGGCCACATTGGATACAAAGGATCCAGCTGAAAGGGCAAATTTGGTACTTGAGCATGCAGAAAAAATGGATTGCAAAAGATACTTGGCTCCTAAAGATATCGTTGAAGGCTCTGCAAACTTAAATCTTGCATTTGTTGCACAGATTTTCCATCAAAG GAATGGTTTGTCTACTGATAACAAGAAAATTTCATTTGCTGAGATGATGAGTGATGATGAACAAATGTCAAGAGATGAAAGATGTTTCAGGCTGTGGATCAACAGCCTTGGGATTTCTTCTTATGTCAACAATCTGTTTGAGGATGTCAGAAACGGATGGACGCTTCTGGAAGTTTTAGATAAAGTTTCTGTGGGGTCCGTCAACTGGAAACATGCAACTAAGCCTCCAATTAAGATGCCATTTAGGAAAGTTGAGAATTGCAATCAAGTTATCAGGATCGGAAAGCAGTTGAAGTTTTCTCTTGTCAATGTAGCTGGAAATGACTTTGTTCAAGGGAATAAGAAACTCATACTTG cttTCTTGTGGCAGCTGATGAGGTTTAACATGCTTCAGCTTTTGAAGAACTTGAGATCCCACTCTAATGGGATTGGGAAGGAGATGACCGATTCTGATATTTTGAAATGGGCAAATAGAAAAGTCAAAAGCACTGGAAGACTTTCTCAAATGGATAGCTTTAAG GATAAGAGCCTTTCAAATGGAATATTCTTCCTTGAGCTTCTCAGTGCAGTGGAGCCGAGGGTTGTCAACTGGAACCTCGTGACCAAGGGCGGAAGTG ATGAGGAGAAGAAGTTGAATGCAACTTACATAATCAGTGTGGCAAGAAAGCTTGGGTGTTCACTTTTCTTGTTGCCTGAAGATATAATGGAG GTGAATCAGAAGATGATACTTATGTTAACAGCAAGCATTATGTATTGGAGCCTTCAGCAATCTACAGATGAGTCAGAATCATCTCCTTCTCCTTCATCGGTTTCAGCAACTCCAGAAGCTTCACCCGCACCTTCTGTCAATGGTGATGAAGACAGCTCCATCTCCATGACTGGCAGTGCTGCTGAAATCTTCAACTTGTCCATTGATGATGCAGCTTCTGATACCACAGTCTCTTCTATTCAAGAAAACAACAATGATGCTGGTTTACAGTGA